Below is a window of Flavobacterium sp. CFS9 DNA.
TGGTAAAGCCTGGTCAATTTCACGGGCTTGTTTGTCCATTTTGTTTCCAATAAGAGCACCGGTTCCTCCACCTACAGCAGCTCCAATTGCAGCTCCCAAAGCAGCATTTCCGCCTTTTCCTATGTTATTCCCTAAAACAGCACCTATGATACCACCGGCAACTACTCCAATTCCGGCACCTTTTTGTGTGTTATTTGCATTTTTTACTGAATCGCAGCTTGTAAAAAAACTTGCTACTACTAGTAAACAACTCAAACTTAAAACGGATATCTTTCTCATCTTTCTATATTTTTATTTTTAATTGGCTCTTTGAAATTGGTACACTACATCTTTTGTTTGTCCACCTACATTAATGTTATCGATCAACTGAAATGAATTATCGGTCAAACCTGCTACTTTTAACAGGTATCCATCTCTTACTTTTTTAGCTTTTATCCCAGCATCAAGAATTTTAAGAACAAACATTCCCTGATTATTAACACTCCAAACAATTGGTGAATTAAATCCGGTGCAGCTTGGTGCGGTCAAAGCCATTGAACCTTTGTTGTTATTTGAAATGAAATTCCACGTACTTCCGATGAAGCATTTAGAATCTGCAAGATCAAAAGAATTTACCTTGATATATTCAGAACCGGGATAAGAAACATTGGTTAAAACCCAATTTCCTTTAATAGCTACCTGAGTAGGTCTGTCAAGTTTAGTCGATAGTGTAGTTGCTCCATTTGAAGCTGTTGTAGACGAAGCTGATTTACACGCAAAAAACATCGCGGCCATCATGCAAATGAAAATAATTTTCTTCATTTTGTACATTTTTTTTGAGTTAATACTGACACGTTTAACAATTATTATACCACAAAGATACGATTCATAGGAATATCTCGGGTTTCAGAATCTAATTATTTTCTTTCAAAATTAACACTTACGCCATTTTGTCACCCAAAAAACAATTGGTATTCTATTTGAAGAAATGAAAATCATCACATTAAACTAAAAAATAAAAAAATATGACAACAGGTAAAATTAATGTTTCAGTAGAAAACATCTTTCCCTTAATCAAAAAATTCTTATACAGCGATCACGAAATTTTCTTGCGTGAGCTTGTTTCCAACGGAACCGACGCTACTTTAAAACTAAAACACCTTATTAGTATTGGCGAAGCTAAAGTAGAATACGGAAATCCGGTTATCAAAATCAAAGTAGATAAAGAAGGTAAAAAAATTCACATTATCGATCAGGGTCTTGGAATGACTGCTGACGAAGTAGAAAAATACATCAATCAGGTTGCTTTTTCTGGAGCTGAAGAATTTCTGGACAAATACAAAGATTCTGCTAAAGATTCAGGAATTATTGGTCACTTTGGTCTTGGTTTTTATTCTGCTTTTATGGTTGCAGAAAAAGTAGAAATCATCACAAAATCATACAAAGACGAACCGGCTGCACACTGGACATGTGACGGAAGCCCTGAATTTACTTTAGAACCAGCTGATAAAACTTCACGTGGTACTGAAATCATCCTGCATATTGCTGAAGATTCTCTTGAATTTTTAGAAGATTCAAAAATCAGCGGACTATTGAACAAGTACAACAAATTTATGCCTGTGCCAATTAAATTTGGAACCAGAACAGAAACACTTCCTAAACCGGAAGATGCTCCTGAAGACTATGTTAATGAAACTGTTGAAACCGACAATATCATCAACAATCCAAATCCGGCATGGACGAAACAACCAAGTGAATTATCTGATGAAGACTACAAAAACTTCTACAGAGAATTATACCCAATGCAGTTTGAGGAGCCATTGTTCAACATTCACTTAAATGTAGATTACCCATTTAACTTAACCGGAATTTTGTATTTCCCTAAGTTAGGTTCGGACATGCAAATTCAAAAAGACAAAATTCAATTGTACCAAAATCAGGTTTACGTTACAGATAACGTAGAAGGAATTGTACCTGAATTTTTAACAATGTTAAAAGGTGTTATTGATTCTCCGGATATTCCATTGAACGTTTCCCGTTCAGGATTACAAGCTGATGGTGCCGTTAAAAAAATCTCAAACTACATTACTCGTAAAGTAGCTGATAAATTAAAAGCTTTGTTCAATGAAAATCGCACTGATTTCGAACAAAAATGGAACGACATTAAAATCGTTTTAGAATACGGAATGCTTTCTGAAGATAAATTCTACGAAAAAGCAGGTGCATTTGTACTATATCCAACAGTTGACGATACGTACTTTACTTTGGAAGAGTTAAAGGAAAAATTAAAAGAAAACCAGACCGATAAAGATGGAAAACTAATCGTTCTTTATGCCGGAAATAAAGATGCGCAGCATTCTTATATTGAAACAGCAAAAGAAAAAGGATACGAAGTATTACTTTTAGATTCACCTATTATCTCGCACTTAATTCAGAAAATCGAAGGCGACAACAGCGGTTTGACTTTTGTACGTGTAGATTCTGACCACATTGATAATTTAATCAAGAAAGAAGAGAATACTATTTCCAAATTATCGGATGAAGAAAAAGAAACCTTAAAAACATCTTTAGAAACTTACATCCCTAAAGCATACTCTGTACAATTGGAAGCAATGGACAGCCAGGCAGCTCCGTTTATCATCACGCAACCTGAATTCATGCGAAGAATGAAAGAAATGAGCCAGTCAGGCGGAGGCGGAATGTTCGGAATGGGCAATATGCCGGAAATGTACAATCTGATTGTAAATACCAATTCGGACTTAGCGGCAAGCATCCTGAACACAGAAGACAAAACACATCAGGAGCACTTGGTTAAACAAGCTCTAGACTTAGCTAAATTGTCACAAAACTTGTTAAAAGGAGAAGCTTTAACTGCTTTCGTAAAAAGAAGTTTTGAAATGATTAAATAAAACTTTTAGCAATTTAAGTTTTCGATACTAAAATTAGCCCTGCAAGTAAACTTGCAGGGCTTTTTATTTTAGACCCCCCAATCAAGGCCTGCTGAATCCAATTGATTTTTTTATTGCATTTCATTTTTTTCATTACATTTGATTGCCCTTTAATCTAATCATAAAACAAAACTACTATGAAAAAGACAGCTTTTTTATTCTTAACCATTTGCGCAACAGCACTAACACAAGTTTCCTGTTCAGGCAATGATGACACAAAAAACCAATCTGAATCTGACGTCACTTCAGTTGGAGCTTCACTCACTATTGATGCTATTAATGATATGGACATTAAAACCGGGCTAATCGTTACAACAAAGAACACCTCTTCAGCAAAATCAAAAGAGACAACACCAGGAATTTGTGCAGCGATTACAATTACACAACAAAGCCCAACCTCTTACCCAAAAGTTTTCACAGTTGATTATGGCGCAACTGGCTGCACCGACAATCTAATCATCCGAAAAGGAAAATTAAAAATCACACTTTCAGGACCAATAACTACTACCGGAAGTAAAATAACTATCGAAAGAATCGACTATTCTCTTAACGGAATAAAACTGGAAGGAACAATCGAATACACCAATGCAACAACTGTGGCAACCGTACCACAATGGAGCCGAAAAGTAACCAACGGAAAGTTCACTGATTTAGAAGGCAGAGTTTATCTTAACTCCGGAAACTGGACTGTAAAACAAACTGCAGGTGTTGATACTCCTTACGTCCTGGAAGACAATACATATGAAATGACAGAAGGAAACCACACCATCACCAGTGCAAATGGAGCTGTATTAACCCTAACAGTTCAGGAATCATTGATTAAGAAATATTCCTGCGATTTTGTTTCCAAAGGAAAACTGAAAGTTCAAAGTAATTTACTAAACGGAGTAGTTGATTATGGCAATAATGATTGCGACAAAAAATTCACCTTCACAAACCAAAACGGAACTACATTTAATCTCTCAATGTAATCCTCTATATTCCCAAAAATATCAAATCCCAATTTAGAAATAGATTGGGATTTATTTTTTCGCAAAATTTAAATGCCACCACAGTACATTCAAACTATTTTCTTTATTTTGCAGCAAAATCTAAAAAACCAATGAAAAAATCAATTATTGCTTTTGTTGCTATTGCCCTATTGGCATCCTGCAGCAAAAAAGAATCAACCGACGGTTTGCACCTTACAGGAAATATAAAAGGATTAAAAGACGGAACTTTATACATTCAGAGAATCGTTGACACCTCACTTGTTGCTATTGACACCATTAAAATAGACGGAAATTCTGCATTTGAGACAAACATAAAACTGGAATCTCCTGAAATGTTATATTTATTTCTGGATCGCGGAGTAACCAATTCATTAGACAACAATGTTATGTTTTTCGCAGAACCCGGAAACATCAATATCGACACGAATCTGGATAACTTCATTTATGGTGCAAAAATTACTGGATCTAAAAATCAGGAATTGTACGATGAGTATAAAAAAATAAATTCTCGTTTCAACGAAGAAAGCCTTGCTATGGTAGAATCGAGATTCAAAGCTGTAAAAAGACAAGACCAGAAAGCCATTGACAGTATTAATATCAAACAAGAATCGAACATCAAAAGAAAGTACTTATACGCTACTAACTTCGCCCTAAACAACAAAGATCATGAAATCGCTCCTTATATTGCTTTAGCTGAAATTTACGATATCAATGTTAAGTTTTTGGATACGATTCAGAAATCAATGACACCAAAAGTAGCCAATTCATTGTACGGTAAAAAGCTAACAAAATACGTTGCCGACATCAAGAAAGAGCAACAAAAATAAAATCCAACAAAAAATGTCCTGACTAGTCAGGACATTTTTTTTATATAATTTTCATCGCTTTAACTCCTATCTTCCAAGCAGAGCACCCAAAATTCCAAATACAAATATAAGTCCGTATAATGCGAGAATAGCCAGCATGAAAATGCCTATGAATTTATAATGTGATTTAAGATACCCCAGAGAACTGGTCAACAACTCTGAATCGTTCTCTCTAAAAGCTCTCTTTGTATTTGCAGCAAATTTGTACAGATAATAAACCGGAAAGAAATAAATCGCCGCAATAAAAATATAGACAAATCCCATTAAAGCTCCAAAAGAGCCTCCAAAACCTCCCATTCCCGCCATACTATTTCCCATAGCCGAAAAGATAGTTCCCGCAAAAACGGCAATTAAAACCATCAACCCAATCCCTACAAATCCTAAAATAGACAAGAAATAAGCCCACTTGGCGGTTTCCTTTAAAAAGTCTTTCGCAGTTTGGTCAAGCTGCAATTCAAATTTTTCAAAAACTGATGTTTCTTCCATTATTAATATGTTTTTTGGTTAAGCAACAAACATAAGAAAAATAGTATTACAAATACATCCATCAAAAATAAGTCAGATACAAAAAAGACAGCTTCAATTACGTTTCATCCGACCCCATGCTTGTTTCGCGCAGATTTCGCAGATCGCGCAGATTTTTATAGACACCTCCATTAATGCATCCGCGCGCTTTGCAGCTAAAAAAAACACAGATTATAGAGATTCTATTTCACGAAAACATATATCCGGGGATAGATTTCACTTTAGAGCAAAAAAAAAACCACTCACAAAATGTGAATGGTTTTTGAGCCGATAGAGGGACTCGAACCCACGACCTGCTGATTACAAATCAGCTGCTCTAGCCAGCTGAGCTACATCGGCCTTTTTTTTAACGAGTGCAAAACTACAATAGTTTTTTATATTTTCCAAAATAATTTTGCAATTTTTTTGATAAAAAACCACCCACAAAGTAGGTGGTTTTATCTTGAGCCGATAGAGGGACTCGAACCCACGACCTGCTGATTACAAATCAGCTGCTCTAGCCAGCTGAGCTACATCGGCCTCAATACGGGTGCAAATATAGAGCGGTTTTTCGTTTTCCCAAAATAAATTTGCACTTTTTTTATACTTTTTTTGCTTACAATTCGTTGATTTTAGCAATCAATTGATTAGCAGTTTCTTCCAATTCGATATTGATTTGTTTGAAGTGCGCTTTTTTGTTTTCAACATTCTTAGCGTTTACTTTTGTGATCAAAGTATCAAATGCAGCGATCGCCTGATCCACTAAAGCATTCGTTTCAGGAGTAGGATTTCCTGTAGTTGACATTTCAAATAAGTAAATTGCCTCAATAATATCTCCTAATACGAAATTGATATCTTTCTTTAAGTTTTTAACGTTTGCCATTTTTATTTTAATTTTAATTTGCGACTGCAAAAGTACATATAATCTTTTTATTACGCGCTATGAAATGTAATTTTCTAAAATTGAAGCATTTCCATCTAAAAGAAATACATTTATCTCAGTTCGAATTCAATACCGCTTTTATTTCTACGATACCAGTTCTTTAATTGTTTCCATTGCTTTCTGAATGTGTTTTGCCGCATTCATACTATCAAAAATCAGAATGACCACTCCATTCTTATCAATAATATACGTTACTCTTCCCGGCAAAAGACCAAATAGTGTATTACGCACCCCAAAAAGATGTCGTAATTTTTTATCCTGGTCAGACAACAGTATAAAAGGCAATTGATGCTTATTGGCAAATTTATGATGTGATTTCACACTATCACTGCTTATACCAATAACTTCAGCACCCAAGTCTTTAAAATCTTCGTATTGATCTCTAAAACTGCAGGCTTCTGTCGTACATCCCGGTGTATTGTCTTTTGGGTAAAAATAAATCACGAGCGGCTTTCTCCCCAAAACACTTTGGCTTTCGAAAACTTCTCCATGATTATCTTTAGCAGTAAAATTCGGAACTATATCTCCTATTTTTAATGACATTTATTCTTCTCCTTTATAAGTTACAAAATTGCGGTCGGTTTCATTCAAAACGATTTCTAAATCGAAATCGGGTTGAATTCTCTTTTTAATTTTATTCCATATCACAACAGCAATATGCTCCGCTGTTGGATTCAAATCCTGAAATTCGGGAACATCCAGATTCAGGTTTTTGTGATCGAACGGAATCTCTACTTCTTCACGTATGATATCCGCTAATACTTTCACATCCAGAACAAAACCGGTTTCGGGGTCAATTTTTCCTGTAACACTTACTGTTAAACCATAATTATGACCATGAAAATTGGGATTATTGCATTTTCCGAAAACAGCATCGTTTTTTTCAAATGTCCAATCTTTCCTGTACAATCGATGTGCAGCATTAAAATGTGCTTTTCTTGATATGGTTACTTTCATTTTGGTTGGTGGTTGGTTTCGTTTAAAGTTTATGGTCTTCTAAATAATGATAAAATTCATCAAATATTATTTTAAACCATACGGTATAAATTTCGGGCTGTTGTTGAATATCTTCTTTTACATCTTCTATTTTCATCCATTTCCAATCTTCCACTTCATCTCTATTGATAGCCGGATCATCATTAAAATATCCAATCATAACGTGATCGAGCTCGTGTTCTGTTAAGCCATTATCAAAAGGAGCTTTATAAATAAAATGAAAGAGTTCCTTTAAATCTGTCTTAAACCCCATTTCTTCAAAAAGCCTCCTGCTTCCGGCCTGGACATTTGTTTCTCCTTCACGCTGATGACTACAGCATGTATTGGTCCAAAGTAAAGGTGAGTGATATTTTTGATGAGCACGTTGCTGTAACATTATTTCATTCTTATCATTTAAGACAAAAACCGAAAAAGCACGATGCAACATCGCTTTTTCATGTGCTTCCAATTTTGGCATTAAGCCAATTTGTTCATCCTGTTGGTTTACTAGTATTACGTTTTCTTCTATCATAGGGCTTATTGATTAAACAAAAATACGAAAAAAGAAATGGCTTGAAAATCCTGAAAGAGATTGTGAAAAGTTTAACGAGCTTAGAACCACACAAGAAACTAGCTATCAATAAAATACAATACAATTAATCTTCAAAACTCTTTAAATACAAGCCTTAAAACTTAATTCCTTTGTTTTACGTAAATAGTAAAAGTTAAAACATACTTAAAAAAATCTGAATTGTAAACTACACGACATTTCCAGGCGAAATCTAACCGTATCTTTGGAATACAGAATTAAAGCATTCCTAACAATGAAAACAAAAACTCAATTTCTCAGCCTTTGCTTTTTAATTCCGCTCTTTATTCTACAAGCATGCGGACAAAATGCAAAAAAACAAAATACAACAACGGCAGTTATGGAAAATAAAATCAGCAAGCCCGGAAATCCTTATTATTCCAATACCGACACGACTAAACTCAACGTCAGTAATGCCGAATGGAAAAAAGTACTCCCTGAAGATGTATATGCTGTAATGCGCGAAGCAGACACAGAAAGACCATTTACCGGAAAATACTGGAAAACAGATGAAAAAGGAACTTATTATTGTGCTTCCTGCGGCAATAAACTTTTTCGCTCAGGAGCTAAATTTGCCAGCAGCTGCGGATGGCCTAGTTTCTTCGAACAAGACAACAAGAAAAGTGTTGTT
It encodes the following:
- the htpG gene encoding molecular chaperone HtpG, which encodes MTTGKINVSVENIFPLIKKFLYSDHEIFLRELVSNGTDATLKLKHLISIGEAKVEYGNPVIKIKVDKEGKKIHIIDQGLGMTADEVEKYINQVAFSGAEEFLDKYKDSAKDSGIIGHFGLGFYSAFMVAEKVEIITKSYKDEPAAHWTCDGSPEFTLEPADKTSRGTEIILHIAEDSLEFLEDSKISGLLNKYNKFMPVPIKFGTRTETLPKPEDAPEDYVNETVETDNIINNPNPAWTKQPSELSDEDYKNFYRELYPMQFEEPLFNIHLNVDYPFNLTGILYFPKLGSDMQIQKDKIQLYQNQVYVTDNVEGIVPEFLTMLKGVIDSPDIPLNVSRSGLQADGAVKKISNYITRKVADKLKALFNENRTDFEQKWNDIKIVLEYGMLSEDKFYEKAGAFVLYPTVDDTYFTLEELKEKLKENQTDKDGKLIVLYAGNKDAQHSYIETAKEKGYEVLLLDSPIISHLIQKIEGDNSGLTFVRVDSDHIDNLIKKEENTISKLSDEEKETLKTSLETYIPKAYSVQLEAMDSQAAPFIITQPEFMRRMKEMSQSGGGGMFGMGNMPEMYNLIVNTNSDLAASILNTEDKTHQEHLVKQALDLAKLSQNLLKGEALTAFVKRSFEMIK
- a CDS encoding DUF4369 domain-containing protein, which codes for MKKSIIAFVAIALLASCSKKESTDGLHLTGNIKGLKDGTLYIQRIVDTSLVAIDTIKIDGNSAFETNIKLESPEMLYLFLDRGVTNSLDNNVMFFAEPGNINIDTNLDNFIYGAKITGSKNQELYDEYKKINSRFNEESLAMVESRFKAVKRQDQKAIDSINIKQESNIKRKYLYATNFALNNKDHEIAPYIALAEIYDINVKFLDTIQKSMTPKVANSLYGKKLTKYVADIKKEQQK
- a CDS encoding peroxiredoxin encodes the protein MSLKIGDIVPNFTAKDNHGEVFESQSVLGRKPLVIYFYPKDNTPGCTTEACSFRDQYEDFKDLGAEVIGISSDSVKSHHKFANKHQLPFILLSDQDKKLRHLFGVRNTLFGLLPGRVTYIIDKNGVVILIFDSMNAAKHIQKAMETIKELVS
- a CDS encoding 6-carboxytetrahydropterin synthase; translation: MKVTISRKAHFNAAHRLYRKDWTFEKNDAVFGKCNNPNFHGHNYGLTVSVTGKIDPETGFVLDVKVLADIIREEVEIPFDHKNLNLDVPEFQDLNPTAEHIAVVIWNKIKKRIQPDFDLEIVLNETDRNFVTYKGEE
- the idi gene encoding isopentenyl-diphosphate Delta-isomerase, with the protein product MIEENVILVNQQDEQIGLMPKLEAHEKAMLHRAFSVFVLNDKNEIMLQQRAHQKYHSPLLWTNTCCSHQREGETNVQAGSRRLFEEMGFKTDLKELFHFIYKAPFDNGLTEHELDHVMIGYFNDDPAINRDEVEDWKWMKIEDVKEDIQQQPEIYTVWFKIIFDEFYHYLEDHKL
- the msrB gene encoding peptide-methionine (R)-S-oxide reductase MsrB, which gives rise to MKTKTQFLSLCFLIPLFILQACGQNAKKQNTTTAVMENKISKPGNPYYSNTDTTKLNVSNAEWKKVLPEDVYAVMREADTERPFTGKYWKTDEKGTYYCASCGNKLFRSGAKFASSCGWPSFFEQDNKKSVVYKNDNSLGMERIEALCGRCGGHLGHLFDDGPPPTGKRYCMNSIALDFIPDTK